A portion of the Quadrisphaera setariae genome contains these proteins:
- a CDS encoding amino-acid N-acetyltransferase has product MLVRRARATDVRAVRALTAPLAERGVLVAKHAVASYESVPEMRVAELDGDVVGCGALHVMWEDLAEVRTLAVASSARGLGVGSAIVEALLDDARETGVSRVFCLTFEVPFFARLGFEVIEGTPVAPEVYAELLRSHDDGVAEFLDLARVKPNTLGNTRMLLHLR; this is encoded by the coding sequence GTGCTCGTCCGCCGGGCCCGGGCCACCGACGTCCGCGCGGTGCGCGCCCTCACCGCCCCGCTCGCGGAGCGAGGGGTGCTCGTGGCCAAGCACGCGGTGGCCAGCTACGAGTCCGTGCCCGAGATGCGGGTGGCCGAACTGGACGGCGACGTCGTGGGGTGCGGAGCCCTGCACGTCATGTGGGAGGACCTCGCCGAGGTGCGCACCCTCGCGGTGGCGTCCTCCGCCCGGGGCCTCGGAGTGGGCTCCGCCATCGTGGAGGCGCTCCTCGACGACGCGCGGGAGACCGGCGTCTCGCGCGTGTTCTGCCTGACCTTCGAGGTGCCCTTCTTCGCCCGCCTGGGCTTCGAGGTGATCGAGGGCACGCCCGTGGCGCCAGAGGTGTACGCGGAGCTGCTGCGCTCCCACGACGACGGCGTGGCGGAGTTCCTCGACCTCGCGCGCGTGAAGCCCAACACCCTCGGCAACACCCGGATGCTGCTCCACCTGCGCTGA
- a CDS encoding A/G-specific adenine glycosylase, with product MVAAVLRWYADNARDLPWRHPGAPEEVAWPVLVSEVMLQQTPVARVEPVWRAWLERWPSPAALAAEAAGEAVRAWGRLGYPRRALRLHAAAVAVVERHGGRVPSDPQALLALPGVGSYTAAAVGAFAFGQRVAVVDTNVRRVLARAVQGRAQPAPALTAAETALAVEVLPEAPAGDSRLPARWSVAVMELGALVCTARAPRCGACPVADLCAWQRAGAPPDDGPARRGQAWHGTDRQVRGRLLALLRDAPGPLDGPALSAAWDDDEQRERCLASLAEDGLVVPSGGGWSLPL from the coding sequence CTGGTCGCCGCGGTGCTCCGCTGGTACGCCGACAACGCCCGTGACCTGCCCTGGCGCCACCCGGGGGCACCCGAGGAAGTCGCTTGGCCCGTGCTGGTCAGCGAGGTGATGCTGCAGCAGACGCCCGTGGCCCGCGTCGAGCCGGTGTGGCGCGCGTGGCTGGAGCGGTGGCCCAGCCCGGCGGCCCTCGCCGCGGAGGCCGCGGGCGAGGCCGTGCGGGCGTGGGGCCGTCTGGGGTACCCCCGTCGGGCGCTGCGCCTGCACGCGGCCGCGGTCGCCGTCGTCGAGCGCCACGGCGGGAGGGTGCCCTCGGACCCGCAGGCGCTGTTAGCGCTCCCAGGGGTGGGTTCCTACACCGCGGCGGCGGTGGGGGCGTTCGCCTTCGGGCAGCGGGTGGCGGTGGTGGACACCAACGTCCGCCGGGTGCTGGCCCGCGCCGTGCAGGGCCGCGCCCAGCCCGCGCCGGCGCTGACGGCCGCAGAGACGGCCCTGGCGGTCGAGGTGCTGCCCGAGGCGCCAGCAGGCGACTCCCGCCTGCCGGCGCGCTGGTCGGTGGCCGTGATGGAGCTGGGGGCGCTCGTGTGCACCGCGAGGGCACCGCGGTGCGGCGCCTGCCCGGTGGCGGACCTGTGCGCGTGGCAGCGCGCCGGTGCGCCGCCCGACGACGGCCCGGCCAGGCGCGGCCAGGCGTGGCACGGCACCGACCGGCAGGTGCGCGGGCGGCTCCTGGCCCTCCTCAGGGACGCTCCCGGTCCCCTGGACGGCCCGGCGCTGTCGGCCGCGTGGGACGACGACGAGCAGCGCGAGCGCTGCCTCGCGTCGCTCGCGGAGGACGGCCTCGTGGTGCCCTCCGGCGGCGGCTGGTCGCTGCCGCTCTGA
- the chvE gene encoding multiple monosaccharide ABC transporter substrate-binding protein, producing the protein MNKRFALVAVGAALALGLSACGGGGAGSTAPGESATSAAPADVTVGVAMPTQTSQRWIDDGNNVKAGLEKLGYKVDLQYANDDIPTQVSQLTTMINNGDKVLIVASIDGTALSSQLADAAAAGIKVISYDRLIRDTENVDFYVSFDNFKVGVQQGNSLLTGLGLLNADGSPNPSAPAGPLNVELFAGSLDDNNATFFYKGAMSVLQPYIDKGTIVIPSKQTDISQIATQQWKTDVAQKRMETLLTSSDANITLNGVLSPADIVSRGIITALTNAGYGSGGKAFPIVTGQDADIDNVKLINDGKQYSTIFKDTRKLADEAIKVTGDYLSGKEPEANNTTDYNNGKKVVPSYLLESTVVTKDNVKSVLVDSGYYTQAQVDKGQK; encoded by the coding sequence GTGAACAAGCGTTTCGCACTCGTGGCCGTCGGAGCAGCCCTGGCCCTGGGCCTGTCGGCCTGCGGTGGTGGCGGCGCCGGCTCCACCGCTCCCGGGGAGTCCGCCACGAGCGCTGCTCCCGCCGACGTCACCGTGGGCGTCGCGATGCCCACGCAGACCTCTCAGCGCTGGATCGACGACGGCAACAACGTCAAGGCCGGCCTGGAGAAGCTCGGCTACAAGGTCGACCTGCAGTACGCCAACGACGACATCCCCACGCAGGTGTCGCAGCTCACCACGATGATCAACAACGGTGACAAGGTCCTCATCGTCGCCTCGATCGACGGCACCGCGCTGAGCAGCCAGCTCGCCGACGCCGCCGCCGCCGGGATCAAGGTCATCTCGTACGACCGCCTGATCCGCGACACCGAGAACGTCGACTTCTACGTGTCGTTCGACAACTTCAAGGTCGGCGTGCAGCAGGGCAACTCCCTGCTCACGGGCCTGGGCCTCCTCAACGCCGACGGCTCGCCGAACCCCTCGGCCCCGGCCGGTCCGCTGAACGTCGAGCTGTTCGCCGGCTCGCTGGACGACAACAACGCGACCTTCTTCTACAAGGGCGCCATGTCCGTCCTGCAGCCGTACATCGACAAGGGCACCATCGTGATCCCGTCGAAGCAGACGGACATCTCCCAGATCGCCACCCAGCAGTGGAAGACGGACGTCGCGCAGAAGCGCATGGAGACCCTGCTCACCTCCTCCGACGCCAACATCACCCTCAACGGGGTGCTGTCGCCCGCCGACATCGTGAGCCGCGGCATCATCACCGCGCTGACCAACGCCGGGTACGGCAGCGGCGGCAAGGCGTTCCCGATCGTCACCGGGCAGGACGCTGACATCGACAACGTCAAGCTCATCAACGACGGCAAGCAGTACTCCACGATCTTCAAGGACACGCGCAAGCTCGCCGACGAGGCCATCAAGGTCACGGGTGACTACCTGTCCGGCAAGGAGCCGGAGGCGAACAACACCACGGACTACAACAACGGCAAGAAGGTCGTGCCGTCGTACCTCCTCGAGTCGACCGTCGTCACCAAGGACAACGTCAAGTCCGTCCTCGTCGACAGCGGCTACTACACGCAGGCCCAGGTCGACAAGGGTCAGAAGTAA
- the mmsA gene encoding multiple monosaccharide ABC transporter ATP-binding protein → MRSITKTFPGVKALSDVTLKVRRGEVHAICGENGAGKSTLMKVLSGVYPHGTYDGDIVFEGQVARFSGINESEHAGIVIIHQELALVPYLSIAENIFLGNEVKGRGGLIDWNRANGEAGKLLRRVGLKENPTTPVGQLGVGKQQLVEIAKALTKDVKLLILDEPTAALNDTDSEHLLGLLRQLQAEGITCIIISHKLNEIISIAQSTTIIRDGRTIETLDIASGEVTQERIIRGMVGRDLESRYPERESHPGEEVLRVEDWTVGHATQDRLVVEGASLSVRAGEVIGIAGLMGAGRTELAMSIFGRSYGRYLGGRLYKRGQLIQARNVREAIKHGIAYATEDRKKYGLNLIDDIKRNVSAAALDKLAGGAGLVNSQEEIAVAERSRKDMNIKAPTVMSVTGKLSGGNQQKVVLSKWIFADPDVLILDEPTRGIDVGAKYEIYVIINKLVAAGKAVIVISSELPELLGICDRVYTLSQGRITGDVPIAQATQERLMELMTLERVPVRTGAPADRGATVGTSGEAPVVPGAPQQSEQSRSPISSQNPEDLA, encoded by the coding sequence ATGCGCTCCATCACCAAGACCTTCCCGGGCGTCAAGGCCCTCTCCGACGTGACGCTCAAGGTGCGCCGGGGCGAGGTCCACGCGATCTGCGGCGAGAACGGCGCCGGCAAGTCGACCCTCATGAAGGTGCTGTCGGGCGTCTACCCGCACGGCACCTACGACGGCGACATCGTGTTCGAGGGCCAGGTCGCGCGCTTCAGCGGGATCAACGAGTCCGAGCACGCGGGCATCGTGATCATCCACCAGGAGCTCGCGCTGGTGCCCTACCTCTCCATCGCGGAGAACATCTTCCTGGGCAACGAGGTCAAGGGCCGCGGCGGTCTCATCGACTGGAACCGCGCCAACGGCGAGGCCGGCAAGCTGCTGCGCCGCGTCGGCCTCAAGGAGAACCCCACCACGCCCGTGGGCCAGCTGGGCGTGGGCAAGCAGCAGCTCGTGGAGATCGCGAAGGCGCTCACCAAGGACGTCAAGCTGCTCATCCTCGACGAGCCGACGGCCGCGCTCAACGACACCGACTCCGAGCACCTGCTCGGTCTCCTGCGCCAGCTGCAGGCCGAGGGCATCACCTGCATCATCATCAGCCACAAGCTCAACGAGATCATCTCGATCGCCCAGTCGACGACGATCATCCGCGACGGCAGGACGATCGAGACCCTCGACATCGCCTCCGGCGAGGTCACGCAGGAGCGGATCATCCGCGGCATGGTCGGCCGCGACCTGGAGAGCCGCTACCCCGAGCGCGAGAGCCACCCCGGCGAGGAGGTGCTGCGCGTGGAGGACTGGACGGTCGGCCACGCCACGCAGGACCGGCTCGTCGTGGAGGGCGCCAGCCTGTCCGTGCGCGCCGGTGAGGTCATCGGCATCGCCGGTCTCATGGGCGCCGGGCGCACCGAGCTGGCCATGAGCATCTTCGGGCGGTCCTACGGGCGCTACCTCGGCGGCCGCCTCTACAAGCGCGGCCAGCTGATCCAGGCGAGGAACGTGCGCGAGGCCATCAAGCACGGCATCGCCTACGCCACCGAGGACCGCAAGAAGTACGGCCTCAACCTCATCGACGACATCAAGCGCAACGTCTCCGCGGCGGCGCTGGACAAGCTCGCCGGTGGTGCGGGACTGGTGAACTCCCAGGAGGAGATCGCCGTCGCCGAGCGCTCGCGCAAGGACATGAACATCAAGGCCCCCACCGTGATGTCCGTGACCGGCAAGCTCTCGGGCGGCAACCAGCAGAAGGTCGTGCTGTCCAAGTGGATCTTCGCCGACCCGGACGTGCTCATCCTCGACGAGCCGACCCGCGGCATCGACGTGGGCGCCAAGTACGAGATCTACGTCATCATCAACAAGCTGGTGGCGGCGGGCAAGGCGGTCATCGTCATCTCCTCGGAGCTGCCCGAGCTGCTCGGCATCTGCGACCGCGTCTACACGCTGTCGCAGGGCCGGATCACCGGTGACGTGCCGATCGCCCAGGCCACCCAGGAGCGCCTCATGGAGCTCATGACCCTCGAGCGCGTTCCCGTCCGCACAGGCGCTCCGGCTGACAGGGGGGCCACGGTGGGCACCTCCGGTGAGGCGCCCGTCGTCCCCGGCGCCCCCCAGCAGTCCGAGCAGTCGCGCTCGCCCATCTCCAGCCAGAACCCCGAGGACCTCGCATGA
- the mmsB gene encoding multiple monosaccharide ABC transporter permease: MSTQATAPAPSAPQPKTGSANPLVALTANLRQSGIYIAFVLVVALFAVLTDGQSLAARNVSTIVTQYAYVLVLAIGMLIVIVAGHIDLSVGSVLAVVGAVAARLAITYGQPWWVAALAGLAVGVVIGAWQGFWVAYVGVPAFIVTLAGMLLFRGLDYLVLENISLSGFPQSYQNLANGYLNGLMGGYGYDAFTLLIGALAVAGFVAQQLRTRRARIKYQQVVEALPVLLLKIVVVGAVVMWFAYQLATARGLPIVLITLAVLIMAYAVITKSTVFGRQVYAIGGNLSAAMLSGVNVRKVNFWIFVNMGFLAGVAGVIFSAYTNGAQPAAGTGAELDAIAAAFIGGAAVTGGVGTIVGAMVGGLLVAVINNGMIILGLGQQWQFIIRGLVLLLAVAFDVYNKRRSGTR, translated from the coding sequence ATGAGCACCCAGGCCACCGCGCCCGCCCCGAGCGCGCCCCAGCCGAAGACCGGCAGCGCCAACCCGCTCGTCGCTCTGACGGCCAACCTGCGCCAGAGCGGCATCTACATCGCCTTCGTGCTGGTGGTGGCGCTGTTCGCGGTGCTCACCGACGGCCAGAGCCTGGCCGCGCGCAACGTCTCCACGATCGTCACGCAGTACGCCTACGTGCTGGTGCTGGCCATCGGCATGCTCATCGTCATCGTCGCCGGGCACATCGACCTGTCGGTCGGCTCCGTCCTGGCGGTGGTGGGTGCGGTGGCCGCCCGCCTCGCCATCACCTACGGCCAGCCGTGGTGGGTCGCCGCGCTCGCCGGCCTCGCCGTGGGCGTCGTCATCGGCGCCTGGCAGGGCTTCTGGGTGGCCTACGTGGGCGTGCCGGCGTTCATCGTGACGCTGGCGGGCATGCTCCTCTTCCGCGGCCTGGACTACCTGGTCCTGGAGAACATCTCGCTGTCGGGCTTCCCGCAGTCGTACCAGAACCTCGCCAACGGCTACCTCAACGGCCTCATGGGCGGCTACGGGTACGACGCCTTCACCCTGCTCATCGGGGCGCTGGCCGTGGCCGGCTTCGTCGCGCAGCAGCTGCGCACCCGCCGGGCCCGCATCAAGTACCAGCAGGTCGTCGAGGCGCTGCCGGTGCTGCTCCTGAAGATCGTCGTCGTGGGTGCCGTCGTCATGTGGTTCGCCTACCAGCTCGCCACCGCCCGCGGCCTGCCGATCGTCCTCATCACCCTCGCCGTGCTGATCATGGCGTACGCCGTCATCACCAAGTCGACGGTGTTCGGGCGCCAGGTCTACGCCATCGGCGGAAACCTGTCCGCGGCGATGCTGTCCGGCGTCAACGTCCGGAAGGTCAACTTCTGGATCTTCGTCAACATGGGCTTCCTCGCCGGTGTGGCGGGCGTCATCTTCTCCGCGTACACCAACGGCGCCCAGCCGGCCGCCGGCACCGGCGCTGAGCTCGACGCCATCGCGGCGGCCTTCATCGGCGGCGCCGCCGTCACCGGCGGCGTCGGCACGATCGTCGGCGCCATGGTCGGTGGTCTGCTCGTCGCCGTCATCAACAACGGCATGATCATCCTGGGTCTCGGGCAGCAGTGGCAGTTCATCATCCGCGGCCTCGTGCTGCTGCTGGCCGTCGCCTTCGACGTCTACAACAAGCGGCGCTCCGGCACCCGCTGA